The Streptomyces sp. NBC_00236 DNA window GCAGCGTGGCCGTGGTCGTGCTCGGGGGCGGCGTGGGGCCCACGGCCGGGGCCGGGGCGCGCCGCAGCTTCGGGAGTCTCGCGGTCACGGCGGCGCGCGGGGACGGGCTGCCTGCCCTGCGGCGGCCCGCGGCATGTCCGGTGCGCGGCCGGACCCTGTCGACGATCGCCATGCCGATACGGAACACGGCCGCGGGCACGACGAGGCAGAGCAGGATCCAGAAGAGCGTCACGCCCCACGGGCGGCCGACCCCCCACGGCTGCTCGGCCAGCACCTTCGTGCCGTACTTCAGCGAGATCTGGTAGTCGCCGTGGGCACCGGCCGTCAGCTCGACGGGCAGTTCGATACGGGCCTTGCGGCCTGGCTCGACGGTCCCCCGCCACTGCCGCTCCTCCCACTGCGCGGCGTAGACGCCGTGCGCGGTGCCGACCTGGAAGACCGGGTCCTTGACCGGTGCGGAGCCCAGATTGCCGACGGTGAACACGAGCCGGCGCGACGGCGGGGCGCCGAACCAGGTCAGCAGCCCGCTGTCGCCCTCCAGCCGGGTGGCAGCGAGGACGGCGAGCTTCCCGTCGCCGGTCTCCTTGGGGAGCGCGGCGACGGGGTGTCCGGCGACCACGAACACCGCGTCGGCCAGGGCCTGTTCGCCCGTGACCGTGGCGACATGGACCACGCAGGGGCACGGCGCGGGCGGCTCGGTGACCGGCATCTCCTTGGTGAAGGCGCCCTTCTTGTCGGTGGTGACGGCCCGGCCTTCCGCGTTGGCACAGGAGTTGGTGCCGCCGATCACGCCCCGGGCCGGGGTGGACTGCCCGCAGATCAGCATCATGAGCAGGGTGTCGGGCCGCCAGCCCTTGCCCTTGACGGTGATCTCGCCGCCCTTGCCCGCCTGCTTCTGCGAGAGCGTGACCACGGGTTTCGGGTCCGTCGCGCTGCGCTCTTCGGCCCCGGCCCCGGTCGCGGTCAGCAGCAGGGCGGGCAGTATCGCGGCCAGCAGTACGGCGAGCAGCGCTGCCGCCCGCCCGCGGCCGTCGCTCCGGAATGCCGCCGGTCCGGTCCGTCCAGTCACGATTCCGCTCCCGCCTTCACCAAGTGCCTCTCGTCGGAGTGCTTTCGATGGTCCGGGGCCGGTGCGGCCCCGTCGTCGTGGGTGCTCCGCCGCGTCGCCCGCCTGCGCCGGAGGCCGTACAGAACGGCGGCGACGGCACCCCCGAGGAGCAGTGCGCCGCCGGTCACCGGCGCCCACGGCACGAAGGCCGCCGAGGCGGTCGCCTCGCCGTGCGCGCCGCCCGCCGCCGTGACGCGCAGCCGTACGGTGACGGAGTCGAGGGCGGGGGCGTCCCGCCACGGTTCGGTGAGCCGCACCCGCTGACCGGGCAGGAGTTCCACCGGCAGGGTGCGGGCGTCGCGTCGCAGCAGGGTCCCGAACACGCCGTCCGCGCTGACGGACAGGCGCGGCACCAGGACCGCGTTGCCCCGGTTGACCAGCGTGTAGTGGATGGTCCCGCCGCCCACCGCGACGTCCTCCACCGTGAGCGCGGCCAGCGTGGGCCCGCCGACCCGCAGTTGGACCCGTACGCCCACCGAGCGGCCGCCGCTCTCGGCGACGATCGCGCCCGGGTGGTCACCGGGCAGCGCGTCCTCGGGCACGGTGAAGGAGACCGGCACGTCGGCCCTGGTCCGGCCGGGCACCGTCACCTCGGGGCTCGCGGTCCGCAGCCAGGCCCCGGTCCCGGTGGAGCCGGTCGCTCCGCGCACCGCGAAGCCGCCGTCGCCCGTGTTGTAGGCGTCGGCGCCGCGCAGCCGCACCGTGACCGGCTCGGGCCCCGGGTTGGTGACCGAGAGCCGGTCCTCCAGGACGCTGCCGGGCAGGCCCTCCAGATAGAAGTACGGTCTGGCCTCGTCCCGCCCGGAACCGCTGCCCGCCGGCTGCGCCGTCCACGCCGGTCCGGCCGGGTGCTCGGTGGCACCGGCCACCGCCACCGCGGCGAAGGTGCACCACAGGACGGCGAGCAGCGGCAGGGCACGGGCCAGCCGCCGTGCGGCGGACGGCTGTCCGACGACGGGGACCGGGGCCGGGCGGGTGGGGTGACCGGTCAACGGCGGCATGGGCGGCTCCCTGGTGCGTGACGGCGGCGACGGTTCGCGCGGGGGTCAGCCCGTGGCCCGCTGCCCCCGCCTGGTCAGCCACAGCACGCCCGCCGCACCGGTCAGCAGCACCGTGCCGCCGAGGGTGCCGAGTGCCACGGCCGAGTCCAGCGGGCCGGTCTTGGGCAGCGAGGTGTCGGTGTCGGGCGTGGTCGCGCTGCCGCTCGTGCCA harbors:
- a CDS encoding COG1470 family protein codes for the protein MPPLTGHPTRPAPVPVVGQPSAARRLARALPLLAVLWCTFAAVAVAGATEHPAGPAWTAQPAGSGSGRDEARPYFYLEGLPGSVLEDRLSVTNPGPEPVTVRLRGADAYNTGDGGFAVRGATGSTGTGAWLRTASPEVTVPGRTRADVPVSFTVPEDALPGDHPGAIVAESGGRSVGVRVQLRVGGPTLAALTVEDVAVGGGTIHYTLVNRGNAVLVPRLSVSADGVFGTLLRRDARTLPVELLPGQRVRLTEPWRDAPALDSVTVRLRVTAAGGAHGEATASAAFVPWAPVTGGALLLGGAVAAVLYGLRRRRATRRSTHDDGAAPAPDHRKHSDERHLVKAGAES